A single region of the Sciurus carolinensis chromosome 14, mSciCar1.2, whole genome shotgun sequence genome encodes:
- the Abitram gene encoding protein Abitram, whose translation MATELKAAEPAPAEPAVPSLVDRYFTRWYKADVKGKPCEDHCILQHSNRICVITLAESHPVLQSGKTIKSISYQISTNCSRLQNKVSGKFKRGAQFLTELAPLCKIYCSDGEEYTISSCVRGRLMEVNENILHKPSILQEKPSTEGYIAVVLPKFEESKSVTEGLLTQKQYEEVVMKRINATTATS comes from the exons ATGGCTACCGAGCTCAAGGCTGCGGAGCCGGCTCCCGCGGAACCCGCAGTTCCGTCGCTCGTGGATCGTTACTTCACTCGCTGGTACAAAGCGG ATGTCAAAGGAAAACCCTGTGAGGATCACTGTATACTACAGCACTCTAACCG aatATGTGTCATCACATTGGCGGAATCACATCCAGTTCTTCAAAGtggaaaaacaattaaaagcatTTCCTATCAGATCAGTACCAACTGTAGCAGACTTCAGAACAAGGTCTCTGGGAAATTTAAGCGG GGGGCACAGTTTCTAACAGAACTTGCACCTCTGTGTAAGATTTACTGCTCAGATGGAGAGGAATACACCATATCTAG ctgTGTTAGAGGACGGTTGATGGAAGTGAATGAAAACATTCTCCACAAGCCATCTATTCTTCAAGAAAAg CCATCTACTGAAGGCTACATTGCAGTTGTGTTACCCAAATTTGAAGAAAGCAAAAGTGTAACAGAAGGGTTACTGACACAAAAACAATATGAAGAGGTTGTGATGAAACGCATTAATGCCACAACAGCTACATCATGA